In Melospiza melodia melodia isolate bMelMel2 unplaced genomic scaffold, bMelMel2.pri scaffold_18, whole genome shotgun sequence, the following are encoded in one genomic region:
- the LOC134433373 gene encoding olfactory receptor 14J1-like, which yields LHYGTLLGSRACAHMAAAAWTSAFLYSLLHTANTFSLPLCHGNALDQFFCEIPQILKLSCSKSYLRELGLLALSVCVASSCFVFIVFSYVQIFRAVLRIPSEQGRHKAFSTCLPHLAVVSLFLSTGFFAYLKPPSISSPFLDLALSVLYSVVPPI from the coding sequence ctgcactacgggaccctcctgggcagcagagcttgtgcccacatggcagcagctgcctggaccagtgcctttctctactcactgctgcacacagccaatacattttccctgcccctgtgccatggcaatgccctggaccagttcttctgtgaaatcccccagatcctcaagctctcctgctccaaatcctacctcagggaacttgggcttcttgctctaagtgtctgtgtagcctcaagctgctttgtgttcattgttttctcctatgtgcagatcttcagggctgtgctgaggatcccctctgagcagggacggcacaaagccttttccacctgcctccctcacctggctgttgtctccctgtttctcagcactggcttttttgcctacctgaagcccccctccatctcctccccattccttgatctggccctgtcagttctgtattcggtggtgcctcca
- the LOC134433455 gene encoding olfactory receptor 14I1-like translates to MSNSSSISHFLLLALADMRQLQLLHFCLLLGISLAALLGNGLIISAVACGHHLHTPMFFFLLNLALSDLGMICTTVPKAMHNSLWDTRNISYKGCAAQLFFFMFFISAELSLLTIMCYDRYVSICK, encoded by the coding sequence atgtccaacagcagctccatcagccacttcctcctgctggcattggcagacatgcggcagctgcagctcctgcacttctgcctcttgctgggcatctccctggctgccctcctgggcaacggcctcatcatcagcgccgtagcctgcggccaccacctgcacacacccatgttcttcttcctactcaacctggccctcagcgacctgggtatgatctgcaccactgtccccaaagccatgcacaattccctctgggacaccaggaacatctcctacaaaggatgtgctgctcagctcttcttTTTTATGTTCtttatctcagcagagctttccctcctgaccatcatgtgctacgaccgctacgtgtccatctgcaaa